ACCGAATCGTTTTGGAGCCGCTTCAAGGCCGAACTGCTCAACGGCAGCAGCTTCCCCGGGCTGGCCGAAGCCCAACTCGAAATCAGCCACCACATCGCCTATTACAACGCCGAGCGGCGACATTCTGCGCTTGGCTACCAAGCACCCAACCACTTCGAAAAACATCTTCAAATAACGTCCCAACTCTGTCCGGCTTAGCTAGACCACCTCATTTCGCCGCGTCGCCACGCGCTATTACAAGTTGGACACATATTTTCTAGCCTGTATTCACCTGGCCGCAACCGTCCTCTGGCTCCGCGATTGTTAACACACTTCCTAACACCCCCTTACAAATTCCACGTAGCAGTTCTCGAACCCGATCCTCTGCCAACACGGTCATCACGGGTTTACGATATTTGGTTAGACAAACAATATGCTACTTGTAATCATAAGTGGTATGGCTGGTGTTGCTGCATAGCTTACCCGAATCAATAGGTAAAAGTATTGAGCTAAGACCTTCGCATAAATATAAATTATTTAATTTATATTTATGCGAAGGTTGCCAAAAAAATGCTCTATAAATTGCTGTGCGCGCACTGCAAATCAGGGCTAAGTATAGTAATTTTGTATGTAGCTTACTATTCACTAACTCTACGTTTTGTCTGCTAAATAGTATATCTAAATAAATGGTTTTAAATATATATTTTAGTTTTGATTTATGAAAATTATTCGGTAATGACCTAAGTCTTGGTGAGTCGTATTTGCTTATATATTTAAAATAATGTTAAAGTGCGCAAAATGCGGCATTTCTGCCCTTGGTAAGAATGGTTCGAGCAATGGTAAAGCAAAATGTTAGTGTACAGAATGCCGACACCAGGCAGTACTGTCTCCTGCTAAAATTACACGGACTGTTTGTTACGAGCAGGTTACCAAGCTGTTAGTCGAGCGTAACTCGCAACGTAACATTGTGCGGGCAACCGGGGTAGCGCGCATGACGGTTGCGAAACTGGTAAAAAAAGCGAAAGCCAGTCGTCCGCTTCCGGCGGAGCTACTGAACAAATTGACTGATTTAGAATTAGATGAGATGTGGACGTTTGTAGGTCGGCGGAAGGATAAGATGTGGCTCTGGCGAGTGGTAGAGCGGGCAACCTGGCACATCGGGGCCTGGGTGCTCGGTTGTCGAGGTACAGCCACGGTAAAACGTTTATGTCAAGCTCTTCCGGCTCGTTATCAGCAGCATACTGTTTGTTATACAGATGAACGGGAAACCTACGCCAAGGTGTTGCCGATTGCCGCGCACCGCTCAAGTACCAAAGGCAGTGGGGCAACTAGTATCGTAGAACCGCTGAATTGCGCATTGCGCCAGCGCTGTGGCGTGCTAGCGCGTAAATTATAATGTTTTACAAGTTACATAGTATGCATCAAATATAAATTCAATTTTGCATTGATGCTTACAATCTAAACCTCACTAAAATTCATGCTGTCACCAGATATTCGACATAAATTTATAAATGAATCGAATGAACATTTTCGATATTTGGGATAATCAAAATCGAGAGTTTAAATAATATCATAAGTTTCTACTTGAAAAATGTGTAACATGAAATTTTCAATAATACTTATAAATTACAATACTTTTGCTGTAACCTGTGATTGTTTGCGTGACATTTATAGCAGTAATTGGGATTGGGATTTCGAGGTTATATTAGTTGATAATGCATCCGTAGAATGTGACCCGGAAGAATTCAAGCGGTTATTTCCATTAATAAATTTAATTAAAAATTCTGAAAATTCAGGTTTTGCAAGGGGTAATAACCTCGGAATTAAAATTGCAACAGGAGAGTACTTGTTGATATTGAATACTGATACTATCAATCTGAGAGATGGAGTTGCTAAGTGTATTCAGTACATGGATATGCATAAGCAAGAGAAAGATTTAGCTGGAGTAGGCTGCAAAATTCTGTCACTCGACGGCAGTATGCAAAGGTCAGCATTTGACTACCGCACTGGTCTCAAATCGGTTTTGCTTAGCAATTCTATTTTTAGTTTTACGGCTTCGAAACTGGGTCTAAGCAAATATCGAAAGAATGGTTATATGGAAGCGATGCATGAGAAAGAGCATTCAATTCAAGCCATGTTAGGTGCATTTATGCTATTGCGCCGGGAAGTGGTTGAAAAAGTCAAGCCTTTTGACCCGGATTTCTTTATGTATTGCGAAGAAATAGAATTGTGTTACCGCATTGTTGATAATGGTTACCGTTTGATGTATACGCCAGATGCAAATATTATTCACCTTGGCGGTGTGTCGAGTGCTAATACTAATCAATGGGAGTACAATAACCGTCAAAATTTCCTGTCTGTATTATTGCTTATTTTTAAGCAACATGGGTATTTTGGGGTATTTATTTTTAATGTTTTATATATCGTAAATTTTATGACAAATATATTTTTAATGCCTTTTAGAGGTGAAGGAGCAAAAATAAATCACACCCACTTTATGAACGGGACAAAATATTCACTTAAATACCAAAAAGTGATGCTTAAGTATTTTAAACCATCATTTGGTTCGAGTAAATTCCCTTTTAAATTGTCTATTGTAGAAGAAATAGCTAAATCAGCGTAGCATTTTACTAGAGAAGAGGTAGAGGGTTGATATAGTGGATTAGTGAACGGTGTAGCTGCTTTTGGGTGCCTTGCGTAACTAGCTGCTAGGCAAGCTTATTCTTTGGATTTGCGCCAGCGCATCGTGCAGGCGTGTGCCGTGCCAGGTGCCCGACAGGTACAGGTGGCGGCTCGTTTCTGTGTGAGTGTGGCCTTTGTGGG
The genomic region above belongs to Hymenobacter sp. BRD128 and contains:
- a CDS encoding glycosyltransferase family 2 protein, which encodes MKFSIILINYNTFAVTCDCLRDIYSSNWDWDFEVILVDNASVECDPEEFKRLFPLINLIKNSENSGFARGNNLGIKIATGEYLLILNTDTINLRDGVAKCIQYMDMHKQEKDLAGVGCKILSLDGSMQRSAFDYRTGLKSVLLSNSIFSFTASKLGLSKYRKNGYMEAMHEKEHSIQAMLGAFMLLRREVVEKVKPFDPDFFMYCEEIELCYRIVDNGYRLMYTPDANIIHLGGVSSANTNQWEYNNRQNFLSVLLLIFKQHGYFGVFIFNVLYIVNFMTNIFLMPFRGEGAKINHTHFMNGTKYSLKYQKVMLKYFKPSFGSSKFPFKLSIVEEIAKSA